The following proteins come from a genomic window of Dehalococcoidia bacterium:
- the nusG gene encoding transcription termination/antitermination protein NusG produces the protein MTEEDYFQEGRSWYVVHTYSGYENKVKANLEHRIESMDASDLIHRVVVPTVDEIEVHGGVRRTVSRKIFPGYVLVQMNTLNENDPESSRAWFVVRNTPGVTGFVGSGTRPVPLDESEVRRILRQMKAEEPRVRVGFAVGQSVRIVDGPFVDFVGVVDEINLEKGKVRVMVSFFGRETPVELDFLQVEKL, from the coding sequence CCACACTTACTCCGGCTACGAGAACAAGGTGAAGGCAAACCTCGAGCACCGCATCGAGTCCATGGACGCTTCCGACCTGATCCACCGCGTGGTCGTGCCCACGGTGGACGAGATCGAAGTGCACGGAGGCGTGCGGCGCACGGTGTCCCGCAAGATCTTCCCCGGCTACGTCCTCGTCCAGATGAACACCCTGAACGAGAACGACCCTGAGTCAAGCCGCGCCTGGTTCGTCGTGCGGAATACGCCGGGTGTGACGGGCTTCGTCGGCTCCGGCACGCGGCCGGTGCCCCTGGACGAGTCAGAGGTGCGCCGCATTCTGCGCCAGATGAAGGCGGAAGAGCCGCGGGTGCGCGTCGGGTTTGCCGTGGGGCAGAGCGTGCGCATCGTGGACGGCCCCTTCGTTGACTTCGTCGGCGTGGTCGACGAGATCAACCTGGAGAAGGGCAAGGTCAGAGTCATGGTGTCCTTCTTCGGCCGCGAAACGCCGGTCGAGCTGGACTTCCTGCAGGTGGAGAAGCTATAG